A genomic region of Dreissena polymorpha isolate Duluth1 chromosome 4, UMN_Dpol_1.0, whole genome shotgun sequence contains the following coding sequences:
- the LOC127880225 gene encoding muscarinic acetylcholine receptor M2-like: protein MKEPNNDTHPHMTSSDLIDDLNLAEQNRLKPPAMVFALIGLIGIIGNSLVIQIYHKRYKLSNAKIFIISISGIDLFSCCIAIPLDISLLMEQYTLEHAWLCKISRFLNVLGTCTSAFILTVIALDRYRKVCKSRKKQITPRMAKIISICSCVFGFVFALPAVFVYGKKSFEVKQDVLDEAVFGSECSTADEMSNSSLPLIYAGMFVMLFFVGLVSILSPYCLIGCKLMKHSKKMCAMIDYNGIPSTLNINTKGAVQTNVEQETPLNAQCLENMKADANVKENADVSDDNSVIENAYASDDNNVIENADVSDDNNVIKNADVSDDNNVIENADVSDDNNSPNEISGSTEVATIDNNRHDNLIFRPRTRTSWISSIRRRNSYSPRKSQYLREAKATKTAFVMFLISLAYILSYLPHLTLIITRGVKKHFAEELSDDGLVAYRFFLRSYFINCAINPIIYGLCDTRFRRACAVFFRQCYRRNINGVNTAHC, encoded by the coding sequence ATGAAAGAACCAAATAACGACACGCATCCACATATGACGTCATCAGATCTCATTGACGACTTGAATTTAGCAGAGCAGAATCGACTGAAACCACCAGCAATGGTCTTTGCATTGATAGGATTAATCGGTATCATTGGTAACTCCTTGGTTATCCAAATTTACCACAAGCGATACAAACTCTCCAACGCGAAAATCTTCATCATTTCTATTAGTGGCATCGACCTTTTCTCGTGCTGTATCGCGATACCTTTGGATATCTCGTTACTGATGGAACAGTACACACTCGAACACGCGTGGTTGTGTAAAATTTCGAGGTTTTTAAACGTCCTGGGCACTTGCACTTCGGCGTTTATTCTAACCGTTATAGCTCTGGACAGGTATAGAAAGGTGTGCAAATCGCGGAAGAAGCAAATCACGCCCCGAATGGCAAAgataataagcatatgttcctgTGTGTTTGGGTTTGTGTTCGCTCTACCTGCGGTATTTGTGTACGGAAAGAAATCATTTGAGGTAAAGCAGGATGTTTTAGACGAGGCGGTATTCGGCTCAGAATGTTCCACAGCCGATGAAATGTCAAATTCTTCATTGCCGCTCATATACGCAGGCATGTTTGTGATGTTATTCTTCGTTGGATTAGTGAGTATATTGTCCCCTTATTGTTTAATAGGGTGCAAGTTAATGAAACATTCGAAAAAGATGTGCGCGATGATTGACTACAATGGCATTCCATCAACGTTAAATATTAATACTAAAGGAGCGGTTCAAACAAACGTTGAACAGGAAACACCTCTCAACGCCCAATGTTTAGAAAACATGAAAGCGGATGCAAATGTGAAAGAGAATGCTGACGTCAGCGATGACAATAGTGTGATAGAGAATGCTTACGCCAGCGATGACAATAATGTGATAGAGAATGCTGACGTCAGCGATGACAATAATGTGATAAAGAATGCTGACGTCAGCGATGACAATAATGTGATAGAGAATGCTGACGTCAGCGATGACAATAATTCTCCGAACGAAATAAGCGGTAGCACTGAAGTAGCAACCATCGACAATAACAGACATGACAATTTAATATTCAGACCTCGAACACGTACGTCATGGATATCTTCGATAAGACGACGAAACTCTTACTCCCCAAGAAAATCGCAATATCTTAGGGAAGCAAAGGCGACGAAAACAGCGTTCGTTATGTTTCTGATTTCCCTTGCGTACATTCTGAGTTATCTCCCGCATCTGACTTTAATAATCACTCGTGGAGTTAAAAAACATTTCGCCGAGGAGCTAAGTGACGACGGACTTGTTGCCTACAGGTTCTTTTTGCGCTCGTACTTCATAAACTGCGCAATTAACCCTATCATTTATGGCCTCTGCGACACAAGGTTTCGCCGCGCATGCGCCGTCTTCTTCAGACAATGTTACAGAAGAAATATTAACGGAGTAAATACGGCACACTGTTGA